The genomic window ACTTATCTAACAAAGTTAATAAAACACTCAAAGACATAGTAAAAGAAAATGAAAATTTAAGCAAAGAATTGTCTTTAATTAAAAGTAAACTTAAAACTAAAAATACTAAACCCAAATCCACTCCTATAAGATTCTATCTAAATGAAAAGACAATAAAACTTGTAAAACGCTGCATCACAAAACTTCAATCTATAGACCCAATTTCTGGATGGTTCGTATACATATTATCAATAACTGGTTGTAGAGGAGTAGAGATACAAAATGTCAAACTTGCTGATATATCACAAGAAAAAAGCAATAATGATGAGGTATTTTATAGTTTACGTGTAAATGTTGCGAAGAAGCGAAGTAATATTTGCATCAGAGAAGTAGTAATTAGTGAAAATGAATATAAATCTATTATGAGAGTACATCATGATTATTTTACATCTAAAGACAAAGATTCAAGGCGTACTTATCTATTTCAAAAAAGCAAAAATAAATTTAGAGACAATAAAATTAATATAAATAAAATTGCAATTCAGTTTAAATCAATACTCAAATCAGCTGGATTTAAGCACCGTAAATCGCTACATATATGTAGAAATATATTTATTGCAACACTTAAAAGTAAAGGATACAACTCATTTGAAATTAAAGAATTAATGAAATATGCATCAACAACTGAAATAGATAATGTTTATGGACTTTCAAAAGCAAGTAAATTAAAAGCATATCATGATATTAAAGATGGTTTTAAATAATATTGTATATTTCATGTATTACTATAATAAAAATAACAAAAAGAATAGTAACTTCTCTTTGTTAGAATTTTTTATTTTAGAAATAAAGGTTAAAAATAGGTTAAAGGTAATTCAACACATAGCTATTATATAATTCAACTTAACAAAAATCAAGATTTAACATAATAAATAAGCATAAAAAAAAAGGCATATAGCCTTTTAATAATAAATACCAATAATGGAGATAACAAATATATTTTGGGAATTCATATTTTTCTAAATATACGCTTAGATTTAAGATGATATTCTTGTCCTCTATCTTTAAGAAAAAGAGGATCATATAAAACTTCTGTATTATTTGTTGCCATAAAATGGGACCCAATATTATTCTTTATTTTAACTTCACTTATCTCAAATTCATCCTTTAA from Borrelia hispanica CRI includes these protein-coding regions:
- a CDS encoding tyrosine-type recombinase/integrase yields the protein MNDTNLNLSNKVNKTLKDIVKENENLSKELSLIKSKLKTKNTKPKSTPIRFYLNEKTIKLVKRCITKLQSIDPISGWFVYILSITGCRGVEIQNVKLADISQEKSNNDEVFYSLRVNVAKKRSNICIREVVISENEYKSIMRVHHDYFTSKDKDSRRTYLFQKSKNKFRDNKININKIAIQFKSILKSAGFKHRKSLHICRNIFIATLKSKGYNSFEIKELMKYASTTEIDNVYGLSKASKLKAYHDIKDGFK